One Coffea arabica cultivar ET-39 chromosome 5e, Coffea Arabica ET-39 HiFi, whole genome shotgun sequence DNA segment encodes these proteins:
- the LOC140007097 gene encoding uncharacterized protein, with amino-acid sequence MVIARRLEAESIKIYSDSQLIVNQVWGSYEAKEEPLKNLNQEILVEVVKDRAYERIDASVIQVLVSDNGQQFADGSLQEWCSELGIQQHFTSVGHSQANRQVKNANRTIMHGLKTLIESVRVGWMDELPTILWAYRTTLGRSPRKLQIGVPSGRVQHFVAQNNEEEMRLNLDLLEHRREEAVIRMAKYKGQVARYYNAKVRHLSFKPGDLVLRRNSVSRAAGTGKLDPNWEGPYVVREADRAGYCKLAHLSGGEVPRTWYNSNLRLFC; translated from the exons ATGGTGATTGCTCGGAGGTTGGAAGCTGAATCGATAAAAATCTACAGCGATTCGCAGCTGATAGTAAATCAGGTGTGGGGAAGCTACGAGGCCAAGGAGGAGCCGCTAAAGAA CCTGAACCAAGAAATACTGGTAGAGGTCGTGAAAGATCGGGCGTACGAGCGTATAGATGCATCAGTCATTCAG GTCCTAGTCTCAGACAATGGCCAGCAATTCGCTGATGGTTCCCTTCAGGAGTGGTGCTCGGAGCTCGGCATTCAGCAGCACTTTACCTCCGTGGGGCACTCGCAGGCAAACAGACAGGTCAAAAACGCTAATAGGACCATCATGCATGGCTTAAAGACACTGATAGAATCTGTCCGAGTTGGGTGGATGGATGAGCTACCAACCATATTATGGGCTTACCGGACTACCCTCGGACGGTCACCTAGGAAACTCC AAATTGGAGTACCCTCGGGCAGGGTCCAACACTTCGTGGCCCAGAATAACGAGGAGGAGATGCGGCTCAATCTAGACCTGCTCGAGCATAGGAGGGAAGAAGCAGTCATAAGGATGGCCAAGTACAAAGGGCAGGTCGCGAGGTATTATAACGCTAAAGTAAGGCATCTCTCCTTCAAACCAGGGGACCTGGTTTTGCGGAGAAACTCGGTAAGCCGAGCTGCGGGCACGGGCAAGTTGGACCCGAATTGGGAAGGTCCCTACGTGGTTAGGGAAGCTGACCGCGCGGGGTACTGTAAGCTAGCCCATCTCAGTGGGGGTGAAGTCCCGCGCACCTGGTACAATTCGAATTTGAGGCTTTTTTGTTAG
- the LOC140007098 gene encoding uncharacterized protein yields MYEEIIYGPEDTVPLASNNHETIVIEVVTCNYKVKKVYIDNGSAIDVLYYKTFKELQLEDKQLVPVRTPLIGFAGPPVRPEGMITLMVTVGASLKCRTVPVNFAVIKELSSYNMILGQPTLNVLRAVCSTLHLSMKFPTPSGVAEVLKDPEVVRACYVSTLKGKKKLVAQTTCLEPWEPEDKKERLETDEGLTELPVHPERPERIVKVGTCLSELTRSSLESLLEEYAEIFAWMADDMPGIPSKLAVHKLHVDPNVRPGKQKKRNYAPERNEVVKGEVGKLLEAKIVKEIYYPT; encoded by the coding sequence ATGTACGAGGAGATCATCTATGGGCCTGAGGATACGGTGCCACTTGCCTCTAATAACCACGAGACCATCGTGATAGAAGTCGTCACATGCAACTACAAGGTAAAAAAGGTATATATTGACAATGGGAGTGCCATCGACGTGCTGTATTACAAGACCTTCAAAGAGCTGCAGTTGGAGGACAAACAGCTCGTCCCTGTCCGAACTCCGCTAATCGGCTTCGCAGGCCCTCCGGTAAGACCGGAAGGGATGATAACCCTCATGGTCACGGTGGGGGCGTCACTAAAGTGCCGAACTGTTCCCGTGAATTTCGCGGTGATAAAAGAGCTTTCATCGTACAACATGATTTTGGGACAACCCACTTTGAACGTCCTTCGGGCTGTCTGCTCGACCTTACATCTCAGTATGAAGTTTCCCACGCCTTCGGGGGTAGCGGAAGTGCTCAAAGATCCGGAGGTAGTCAGGGCCTGTTACGTCTCGACTCTCAAGGGTAAGAAAAAATTGGTGGCTCAAACTACCTGTTTGGAACCTTGGGAGCCCGAGGATAAAAAGGAGAGATTGGAGACGGATGAGGGATTGACCGAGCTGCCGGTCCACCCAGAACGACCTGAGCGCATCGTCAAGGTCGGCACCTGCTTAAGCGAGCTGACTCGGAGCTCGCTGGAATCTCTTTTAGAAGAATATGCGGAGATCTTTGCCTGGATGGCGGATGACATGCCAGGGATCCCCTCCAAGCTAGCGGTGCATAAGCTGCACGTGGACCCTAATGTCCGACCTGggaagcaaaaaaaaaggaactacGCCCCAGAACGGAATGAGGTCGTCAAAGGTGAGGTGGGCAAGCTGTTGGAGGCCAAGATCGTGAAGGAGATCTACTACCCGACCTGA
- the LOC140007099 gene encoding uncharacterized protein: MPRPKRARREVTREQIEAIEPSRKDSRTEHPEPFRRFSRGELSPRKEQHQVRDELDLLLDPEADRYIASPFVPEIEDYPLPAKFKIPSMKSYDATTDSEDHLFAFLTQMRLQTAADAVRYKTFPMFLEGKARQWFQGLPPRSIQSFTQLARLFSAQFVSSRAFSKSTAHLMTIQQRPEEFLREYLVRFNNESLHVHDRDDKVVMTAFINGLRKQKLYTELVERPPKSVREMLDRAHKKANAEEANT, translated from the coding sequence ATGCCTCGGCCCAAGAGGGCGCGCAGGGAGGTCACGCGTGAACAGATCGAGGCCATTGAACCATCCCGCAAGGACTCCAGAACTGAGCACCCGGAGCCTTTCCGGAGGTTCTCAAGGGGAGAGCTCTCCCCCCGAAAAGAGCAACACCAGGTACGAGATGAGTTGGACCTGCTGTTGGACCCTGAGGCCGACCGGtacattgcttcccccttcgTGCCCGAAATTGAAGATTACCCGCTGCCCGCAAAGTTTAAAATTCCCAGCATGAAGTCCTACGATGCAACCACGGATTCGGAGGACCACCTGTTCGCCTTCCTGACGCAGATGCGCCTGCAAACTGCCGCGGATGCGGTCAGATACAAAACCTTCCCGATGTTCTTAGAGGGAAAGGCACGtcagtggttccagggacttccccccaggtcAATCCAGTCTTTCACCCAGCTCGCGCGATTGTTCTCGGCACAGTTCGTTTCGTCGCGAGCTTTCTCCAAAAGTACAGCTCACCTGATGACTATTCAGCAAAGGCCGGAGGAGTTCCTGCGTGAATATTTGGTACGTTTTAACAACGAGTCCCTCCATGTCCATGACCGAGACGACAAGGTGGTCATGACCGCCTTCATCAACGGCCTGCGTAAGCAGAAGTTATATACCGAGCTCGTTgagagacctcccaaatcagttcgggagatgcTGGACCGAGCTCATAAGAAGGCAAACGCTGAGGAGGCCAATACCTGA
- the LOC113690038 gene encoding polyphenol oxidase I, chloroplastic-like: protein MASLSTPLQSSTAYSSSSTLSSCPFSTKPSQFYLSAKRNYHQFTVSCKNNESHEQVNNLDRRDVLLGLGGLYGASNLIINPFAMAAPIAAPEITKCGPPADLPSGAVVTDNCCPPVPGKVIDYKLPPPPKVNRFRPAAHLVKKDYIEKLNKAVELMKALPADDPRNFTQQANVHCAYCNGAYVQSGSDQEIQVHNSWLFFPFHRWYLYFYERILGKLIGDPSFGLPFWNWDNIGGMTLPSIFQDQSSALYNQNRNQSHLPPTVVDLGYNGTDTDATDIERIKNNLAIMYRQMVTNSTTAKDFFGKEYRAGDAPSPGAGSIEAIPHIPIHRWVGDPRQTNGEDMGNFYSAGRDIVFYSHHANVDRMWTIWQQLGGKRKEVADPDWLNSSFIFYDENAQPVRVKVGDCFSNDKMGYIYQKVDIPWVKNKPVARVTKSRVAFTSGAPPADKVFPGPLNKTVKVLVKRPKLSRSKKQKEEEEERLVVSGIEFSMDKYVKFDVFINDEDDNPNDFAKSEYVGSFAHLPHKVKGDMKVKTTQTFELTEILEDLDVEEDDALLVTLVPKSKTALTIDSIKIEVAA, encoded by the coding sequence ATGGCATCTCTTTCAACTCCCCTTCAAAGCTCCACTGCctactcctcctcctccactcTGTCCTCCTGCCCTTTCTCTACCAAGCCATCACAGTTTTACCTCAGTGCCAAACGTAACTATCATCAGTTCACGGTTTCATGCAAAAACAATGAAAGCCATGAACAAGTTAACAATCTTGATAGGAGGGATGTGCTTTTGGGCTTGGGTGGCCTTTATGGCGCCTCAAACCTCATCATCAACCCTTTTGCCATGGCAGCTCCTATAGCCGCCCCAGAAATCACCAAATGCGGTCCACCGGCGGACTTACCTTCAGGAGCAGTTGTCACTGACAATTGCTGTCCGCCGGTGCCCGGCAAAGTCATTGACTACAAACTCCCTCCACCACCTAAGGTGAACCGTTTTAGGCCAGCTGCTCATTTGGTCAAGAAAGACTACATTGAAAAACTTAACAAGGCGGTCGAGCTCATGAAAGCTCTGCCAGCTGATGATCCCCGTAATTTTACCCAACAAGCAAATGTTCATTGCGCTTATTGCAACGGTGCCTACGTCCAATCAGGCTCTGATCAAGAAATTCAAGTCCATAACTCGTGgctattctttccttttcataGATGGTATTTGTACTTCTATGAAAGAATCTTGGGAAAGCTAATAGGCGATCCCAGTTTTGGACTGCCCTTTTGGAACTGGGACAACATTGGTGGTATGACCCTACCGTCCATATTTCAGGACCAATCGTCAGCACTGTATAACCAAAATCGTAACCAAAGTCATCTGCCACCAACAGTCGTGGACTTGGGGTATAATGGTACGGATACAGATGCAACAGACATAGAAAGGATAAAAAACAATTTGGCGATCATGTACCGTCAAATGGTCACTAATTCCACCACTGCCAAAGATTTCTTTGGAAAGGAATAccgggccggcgatgcgcccagCCCTGGTGCAGGGTCCATCGAGGCCATTCCCCATATCCCAATCCACAGGTGGGTCGGCGATCCAAGGCAGACAAATGGTGAAGATATGGGTAATTTCTACTCAGCTGGAAGAGATATTGTGTTCTATAGCCATCATGCAAATGTGGACCGGATGTGGACAATTTGGCAACAATTGGGAGGTAAAAGGAAGGAGGTCGCCGATCCAGATTGGCTGAATTCTTCCTTCATTTTCTACGATGAAAATGCTCAGCCTGTCCGCGTGAAAGTTGGTGATTGTTTTAGCAATGATAAAATGGGATATATTTACCAAAAGGTGGATATTCCTTGGGTTAAGAATAAGCCCGTGGCCCGGGTGACAAAATCTAGAGTGGCTTTCACTTCCGGGGCACCACCAGCCGATAAGGTATTCCCGGGACCCCTTAACAAGACCGTGAAAGTGTTGGTCAAGAGGCCCAAATTATCAAGAAGCAAGAAgcaaaaggaggaggaggaagagagaTTGGTGGTGTCCGGGATCGAGTTTTCCATGGACAAGTATGTTAAGtttgatgttttcattaatgatgaagatgataatCCAAACGATTTTGCTAAGTCCGAGTATGTTGGGAGCTTTGCACATTTGCCACACAAGGTTAAAGGTGACATGAAAGTTAAGACTACTCAAACCTTTGAGTTGACTGAGATTTTGGAGGACTTAGATGTTGAAGAAGACGATGCCCTGTTGGTGACTTTGGTGCCAAAGTCCAAAACTGCTCTTACCATTGATAGCATCAAGATTGAGGTTGCTGCTTGA